The DNA region AAGGTTGTATTGATATGCGGGCGGAGATCGACAAGGCCTCCGCAGAGTTTACCCGACCCACAGGTTCCGCAGGGACCCAAAACACGGACCATATGCTGATCTACTTTTCCTCGGGAACCACCGGGATGCCCAAGATGGTACTCCACAACTACACCCTTCCCTTGGGGCATATCGTTACTGCCAAGTACTGGCAATGCGTGGAGGATGATGGGATACATTTGACCCAGACCGATTCGGGGTGGGCCAAATTCGCCTGGGGCAAGATCTACGGTCAGTGGATCTGCGGCGCGGCCATAGGCGCCTACGATACGGAGAAGTTTACCCCCCAGGGCATACTCGCCGCTCTGGGCCGTCTGCGCCCGCTTACCTTTTGCGCCACCGCCACGATTTTCCGGTTCCTCATCAAGGAGGATCTTTCGGGGAATGATTTTAGCTATATCAAACACGCCTCCGTTGCCGGAGAACCCCTAAGCCCCGAGGTGTACCACAAGCTTAAGGAACTTACGGGCATGGAACTTAGGGAAGGGTTCGGCCAGTCGGAAACTTCGGTAATGGCCGCCACATTCAAGTGGCTGCCGGTAAAACCCGGTTCCATGGGGAAGCCCTCGCCCCTTTTCGGCCTCAACCTGCTGGACGAAAACGGAAAGCCCTGCGACGACGGCATCGTCGGGAATATCAGTATTACTAACGGCGGGGATAATCCGCCGCCGGGATTGTTTACCGGCTATTGGAAGGACGAGGAGATCACCCGGAACTGCTGGTACGACGGGGTCTACCACACCGGGGACATGGCCTGGCATGACGGCGACGGCTACTACTGGTTCGTGGGCAGGAACGACGATGTGATAAAATGCTCCGGGTACCGTATCGGGCCCTTTGAAGTGGAAAGCGCCCTGATGGAACACCCCTCGGTGCTGGAATGCGCGGTCACCGCCGCTCCGGACCCTAACAGGGGCCAGGTGGTTAAGGCCACCATCGTGTTAGCCCGGGGCTTTACCGGGTCGGATGAACTAAAGCGGGAACTGCAAAACCATGTAAAACGGGTTACTGCTCCCTACAAGTACCCCCGGATTGTGGAATTTGTTGATGAACTGCCAAAAACCGTCAGCGGGAAGATCCAGCGGAACATGATACGGAAGAAGGATGCATCGGAATTTCCCTCGTCGGAACCCACACAGTCTCCGGCAAAGGGTTAAATCCCGGTGCAGTATCTGTATGAAACCCACCTACACACGGTTCAATCCAGTTCCTGCGGAGAATCTGATGGCCGCTCCTATATCCGGGGATATAAGGATTTGGGTTATACCGGCATTATCGTGACGGATCATTTTTTTAACGGGAACAGCGCCATCAACCGTCATCTTCCCTGGCGGGAATGGGTAAACCGTTTCTGCCAGGGCTATGAGGATACCCTGGATGAAGGGGAAAAACAGGGGCTTGATGTATTTTTCGGCTGGGAAGAAACTTTTGAAGGGGATGATTACCTTATCTACGGACTGGATAAGGATTGGCTCCTGGATCATCCTGAAGCGGCCCGCTGGACCCGGCTGGAACAGTTTAACGAAGTACGCCGATACGGCGGCTGCGTGGTTCAGGCCCATCCCTTCCGGCATGTGTACTATATTGATACTGTTCATTTATC from Treponema primitia ZAS-2 includes:
- a CDS encoding AMP-binding protein; amino-acid sequence: MNEILSKYCPRIEFESYEDFYRNYTCRVPENFNFAYDVVDEWARIKPDKTALVWTNDAGDMASFTFADMKRLSDKAANVLLAQGIVKGDVVMLILKQRPEVWVLMIALMKIGAVCIPGTYQLTQKDIVYRCNIAEVKLLIHVDDPDLLKNIKGALPECTFLKKTAVVGTQIPEGCIDMRAEIDKASAEFTRPTGSAGTQNTDHMLIYFSSGTTGMPKMVLHNYTLPLGHIVTAKYWQCVEDDGIHLTQTDSGWAKFAWGKIYGQWICGAAIGAYDTEKFTPQGILAALGRLRPLTFCATATIFRFLIKEDLSGNDFSYIKHASVAGEPLSPEVYHKLKELTGMELREGFGQSETSVMAATFKWLPVKPGSMGKPSPLFGLNLLDENGKPCDDGIVGNISITNGGDNPPPGLFTGYWKDEEITRNCWYDGVYHTGDMAWHDGDGYYWFVGRNDDVIKCSGYRIGPFEVESALMEHPSVLECAVTAAPDPNRGQVVKATIVLARGFTGSDELKRELQNHVKRVTAPYKYPRIVEFVDELPKTVSGKIQRNMIRKKDASEFPSSEPTQSPAKG
- a CDS encoding PHP-associated domain-containing protein produces the protein MQYLYETHLHTVQSSSCGESDGRSYIRGYKDLGYTGIIVTDHFFNGNSAINRHLPWREWVNRFCQGYEDTLDEGEKQGLDVFFGWEETFEGDDYLIYGLDKDWLLDHPEAARWTRLEQFNEVRRYGGCVVQAHPFRHVYYIDTVHLSTGCVDAVEAANAGNASPAYDAAAKRYAGKLGLPVTAGSDIHNCKQIKAGQIFGVYLDKKLDTIQDYVRAIREHTITGLRIPQGRCDFFNKKDITLPVDIRDADDRSTRQSLWDFLER